One Sediminibacillus dalangtanensis genomic region harbors:
- the nadE gene encoding NAD(+) synthase — protein sequence MQEKVEKIVAWLQEKIKESGVKGLLVGVSGGIDSAVVAHLIKRAAPDHSLGVILPCKSNPQDMEDAKKVIDSCGIDSITVDLSETHDVLFNNIQTQLNDQQSVNPDNQQLADANLRARLRMSTLYALAANYQYLVVGTDNAAEFYTGYFTKYGDGGVDLVPLVSLGKGEVREMAEYLGVPDDIVHKQPSAGLWEGQTDENEMGTTYEKIDKYLKGEEIPQKDKEIIDQLHKKSAHKREIAPGPSL from the coding sequence ATGCAGGAAAAAGTAGAAAAAATTGTAGCATGGCTTCAAGAAAAAATCAAAGAATCTGGAGTGAAGGGTTTATTGGTAGGCGTTAGCGGCGGTATCGATTCTGCCGTGGTTGCCCATCTAATAAAACGGGCGGCGCCGGATCATTCACTAGGTGTGATACTCCCTTGCAAAAGTAACCCACAGGACATGGAAGACGCCAAAAAGGTGATTGACAGCTGTGGAATCGATTCAATAACCGTTGACTTATCAGAGACACATGACGTACTGTTCAACAACATTCAAACCCAGCTTAACGACCAGCAGTCTGTCAATCCGGATAACCAGCAGCTGGCGGATGCTAACCTACGCGCCCGTCTACGGATGAGCACCTTATATGCTTTAGCGGCTAATTATCAGTACTTAGTAGTCGGAACCGATAACGCGGCAGAATTTTATACTGGCTATTTTACCAAGTATGGAGATGGCGGTGTGGATTTGGTCCCACTAGTCAGCCTGGGTAAAGGCGAGGTCCGGGAAATGGCGGAATATTTGGGCGTACCGGATGATATTGTCCATAAACAACCTAGTGCAGGACTTTGGGAAGGCCAAACTGACGAGAACGAAATGGGAACGACTTATGAGAAAATCGACAAGTATTTGAAGGGGGAAGAAATCCCGCAAAAGGACAAAGAAATTATTGATCAGCTCCATAAAAAGTCTGCTCATAAGCGGGAAATCGCTCCAGGACCATCCTTGTAA